A window from Solanum stenotomum isolate F172 chromosome 7, ASM1918654v1, whole genome shotgun sequence encodes these proteins:
- the LOC125869937 gene encoding uncharacterized protein LOC125869937, whose translation MCSPSIQKDIVDSCAKKTIKSILEDLDGDYFGILVDESKDVSHKEQMALVLRYVNKEGEVIERFVDHSLSPSQIRGKVYDGASIMKGHLNGLKTLILNKTPSAYCIHCFAHQLKLTLVVAFAKKDSNVDDFFCLVTNVLNIVGASFKRRDLLRKHQAEQLEELLISGEVHTGRRLNQERGLQRPGDTRWGSHYRTLDNLIVLFPSVIHVLEFTRCECPNYTDRLLAKTLVDTIKKFDFAFMLHLI comes from the exons atgTGTTCTCCAAGTATTCAAAAGGATATTGTTGATTCTTGTGCTAAGAAAACAATCAAATCTATTCTTGAAGATTTAGATGGGGATTATTTTGGGATACTAGTCGATGAATCAAAGGATGTATCACACAAGGAGCAAATGGCACTTGTTTTGAGATATGTTAACAAAGAAGGAGAAGTGATAGAGCGATTTGTTG ATCACTCATTAAGTCCATCCCAAATACGTGGAAAAGTTTATGATGGAGCTAGCATTATGAAAGGACATCTAAATGGTCTTAAaactttgattttgaataagACTCCATCGGCATATTGCATTCATTGTTTTGCCCATCAATTGAAGTTAACACTAGTAGTGGCTTTTGCAAAGAAGGATTCAAAtgtagatgattttttttgctTAGTTACTAATGTGTTAAATATTGTTGGAGCATCTTTTAAGCGCAGGGATTTACTTCGGAAACACCAAGCTGAACAGTTAGAGGAGTTGCTCATATCAGGGGAAGTGCATACTGGGCGACGATTAAATCAAGAACGTGGGCTTCAGCGACCAGGTGATACTCGTTGGGGTTCTCATTATAGAACATTAGATaatcttattgttctatttccaTCAGTTATTCATGTGCTTGAATTTACTAGATGCGAGTGTCCAAACTATACTGATAG
- the LOC125869938 gene encoding uncharacterized protein LOC125869938, giving the protein MDKYVTRSKIGHPSSSSTHPSTASTIATKIQRKTFISDVDLESLEADTGIRKSIRTSFDNKSEKEKSESRRRLSALVDVTRFLLKLGLSFCGHDESRSSSNRGIFLELLQWYGNINEDVGSIILEKAPKNEMMCSPSIQKDIVDSCAKETIKSILEDLDGDYFGILVDESKDVSHKEQMTLVLRYVNKEGEVIERFVGIIHVSDTSACSLNEAIYYFLSDHSLSPSQIRGKVYDGASNMKGHLNGLKTLILNKTPSAYCIHCFAHQLKLTLVVAFAKKDSNVDDFFCLVTNVLNIVGASFKRRDLLRKHQAEQLEELLISGEVHTGRRLNQERGLQRPGDTRWGSYYRTLDNLIVLFPSVFHVLEFTRCECPNYTDRLLAKTLVDTIKKFDFAFMLHLI; this is encoded by the exons ATGGATAAGTATGTCACAAGATCAAAAATTGGGCATCCAAGTTCTAGCTCTACTCATCCATCTACCGCTTCAACCATAGCTACGAAAATTCAAAGGAAAACATTTATTTCAGATGTTGATTTAGAATCTCTTGAAGCTGATACGGGAATTAGAAAG TCAATACGCACTTCCTTTGATAATAAGTCcgagaaagaaaaaagtgagTCTCGGCGTCGCTTGAGTGCTTTAGTTGATGTGACAAGATTTCTCTTGAAATTAGGATTATCATTCTGTGGACATGATGAGAGTCGATCTTCTTCAAATAGAGgtatttttcttgaacttttgcaATGGTATGGAAATATTAATGAAGATGTTGGAAgcattattttagaaaaagctccaaaaaatgaaatgatgTGTTCTCCAAGTATTCAAAAGGATATTGTTGATTCTTGTGCTAAGGAAACAATCAAATCTATTCTTGAAGATTTAGATGGGGATTATTTTGGGATACTAGTCGATGAATCAAAGGATGTATCACACAAGGAGCAAATGACACTTGTTTTGAGATATGTTAACAAAGAAGGAGAAGTGATAGAGCGATTTGTTGGTATTATTCATGTTAGTGATACATCTGCTTGTTCATTAAATGAAGCAATTTACTATTTTCTTTCAGATCACTCATTAAGTCCATCCCAAATACGTGGAAAAGTTTATGATGGAGCTAGCAATATGAAAGGACATCTAAATGGTCTTAAaactttgattttgaataagACTCCATCAGCATATTGCATTCATTGTTTTGCCCATCAATTGAAGTTAACACTAGTAGTGGCTTTTGCAAAGAAGGATTCAAAtgtagatgattttttttgctTAGTTACTAATGTGTTAAATATTGTTGGAGCATCTTTTAAGCGCAGGGATTTACTTCGGAAACACCAAGCTGAACAGTTAGAGGAGTTGCTCATATCAGGGGAAGTGCATACTGGGCGACGATTAAATCAAGAACGTGGGCTTCAGCGACCAGGTGATACTCGTTGGGGTTCTTATTATAGAACATTAGATaatcttattgttctatttccaTCAGTTTTTCATGTGCTTGAATTTACTAGATGCGAGTGTCCAAACTATACTGATAGACTTCTTGCTAAAACTCTTGTGGATACGATTAAGAAATTTGATTTTGCCTTTATGCTGCACTTGATATAG